The nucleotide sequence aaacataaattttctttTCCAGAAAAGTGCTAGTAACTCAAGAACAACATCAGTTTCTGAAAAATCAACACAGTCATGTCTTCCCAAAGAAAGTCTAGAACAGGAGTCCTGTGAAACCGTAAAGAGAAATAATGAAtcagatttacaaaaagaaaacaaagagtCAGATCATAACAAATTAAATCAAGAAAATTCTGAATctgatttaaaagaaaatgtgaCGGTACAAATCAAAGATGCAAAAGACATTGATAATTCAGATTTATCAGAAAACACAAATGTAAATGAGAATTTAGACAATGAACAGCTTACAGAGGAAGTGCAAGCATTTCCATCAGAAGGGGAGGTAATTCAAGGTAACATGTTAGAAGGTGATTCAGAGGAAGAAGATGACCTCAGTGACGAGGAAGAgagtgatgatgatgatgacgatggtTGGATAACACCACGTAATATACAGGAAGTTAAACAGAAGATGGGAGAAGTACCCTCAGAAGAAGCTGATGTCACAGTCGGATGTCTCACCATGGACTTTGCAATCCAGGTTGGCAAATTACAGTATACATATATGGTGTAATAGAAAACAAAGTCCATGTATGAAAAATTATAATATGAATTAGAAATACATTGATACATATCTTAAAAGTGTACATcaataccaatattaaaagaggggaaagtaaataaatacaaaacttttttgcttaggggccagttgaagctcacctccaggtgcaggattttctcgctgtgttgaagacccattggtggcctttggctgttttctgctacTTGGTCAGGTCATTGTCTCTttgatttccatttccatttccattctcaaatctaaatattaataaaatttgatatagaTATTTTGGACAATACATGTCCTTCATCAATactatattatttaatttgttctATGTATAAATATGATTTAATTTATCACATGCTTCACTGTTTGTATTTATTTGGTTCTATTAACATATGgttgtttatatatttcagaaTGTTTTAATTCAGATGGGACTGAATGTTATATCAGTCGATGGCCTTTTGATAAAAAGGGCAAAAAGTTATGTACTTAGATGCAGTGCTTGTATGAAGTAAGTGTAGTGcagtaaaataaaagattttgtagatgattttttcataacaaataacTGTTTTGTTTCCACAAATTGTTAAAAAAGCAAGTTAGAACGCAAAACTACAATTAAAACAGAAGCACTATACACATGACAACTGCGAAGTACCAACAAAATCATTAGttttcagaaagataaaaaaaaacttgttttaatTACATTTGAAGCACTTTAATCACACAATTTTATTAAACGGTCCAGTGTTCTCAGATATTTCATAAATAATCCTGGTAAACATGgaaatttgaaataccatcttgtATGTAAAAATTATAGCACAATCTGTAAGAAAAATcaattcagatagcatcacattcaatatatatatatcgcaTCACATTAACATGATACTAAAAGgctctggggagaacactgaaacCATACAATAAACTCCTTTTATAGATTAGTTTGTtgttgataaataaaataatggctTCTTCCATCAGAAACCATGAGTCTCAAACAAATCACTCCAGAGGTAATTAATTATATTACCCCAAAATGGGAactaaaaaataatttcttttaaaatgtgtCTGTAAGACTTGCATCCTCCAGCTTGAGAAAGCATGCTAGTTTGAGCATTATGCTAGAAATTGGCATTTGTATGCTAAGACAATATTAATATTAAAGGTTTTATCAGTTAGAACCAAAACGCCAACACAAATTATAATGTTACACAGTGcataattgtttgatatttacAGGGTGACTACCAATGTGATGAAAGAGTTCTGTCCCTTTTGTGGTAACAATGCATTAAGAAAGGTTTCCATGATAGTGGAAGAAGATGGCAGTATAAGATATTTTCTATCCAGACGGAAACCTGCAAACACCCGAGGTTTGAAGGTAAAATATTACCCTTTTAAGTTTGAAAAAGGAAAGTTAAAATATTGTTAAGGTTGAACCTatgtttatttctaaattaaagGTGGGATTCTTTTTACTTGACCATATTAGCAGTGCCAACATtgtaaattaatttttaattcaagTTTGACCGTTCTGCCTTTTCTGTAATTAAAATTGAAGAATTTCAAAGTAAGTCTACTTATATAGCTCTGCATGTATATCAAAGTCTTtaaaacactgaaataatttaaattttaacaataaattcCAATATCTTTTTAGTATGCATTGCCGCTTCCAAAGGGAGGTAAGCATTCCCAGAATCCTATATTGTGTGCTGATCAACCATTTCCACAGCAGAGAACAACAAAAAAGTCCAAGCAGAAGCTTGACGTGTTTGACCCAGATTATGTGGCAGGGTATTCCCCCTTTGGTGTTACTGACATTACTAGTAGAGCCTCACAGCTGGGAATCAGAAATGGGAGAACTGGACAGTTTAACAAGCGAAATCCTAATGAAGGCAGGAAAAATTATGGAcggagaaaataaaaaaaaatatatcattaaaatatttACCTTAAGTTTGGTATTATAGTTAATTCTTACTTCTAAGGGTGTAATATAAGCCTGTATTATGAGTTTTGTCGTAGGGAAAAAAAATTGAGATTCAAATAATATTCTTTAACATTCACCTTTAATCACCATCATGAATATGTTAATATGACAGAAGCACATAGATTTGCTCTCATTATTCTTATTTATATCGAAATTGGAAAATAGATCTTAATAGTAATATTGTCGGAGGGTCTATTTCCGGTTCAAATCAATGTTTTTTCCACAATGGATCTCGGAGTTATCTCATAGATTCAATGCAATGAATACATGCATGTGGATTTATAATCAAATAGTGAAAACCCTAAACACAAGAGATATTTTACTATGGTCTTAACCCCTTTGTTCTTACCAGAGCAGTCATCAGATTTGTAAATTGATTGTATCATATTCCCTATCTTGATATTTTTCACAGTAGCCTTGATTCACAAGGCAGTTTATGTAGGCATAGCAATAGCCACTAACCAAGGCAAACAGTTTATTCCTTTATATAGGAAGCAGTTTAAGCACAGTCTTTTACCATAACAGTAAAAACATTATCATTTGTATTGCCATTCACTCAAAAACATATGAAATGAAAGACACTTGACCATGATGGCCTCAATTCACATTTTAAGTTTAGTTGTTTAGAATAATTTATGAGTAAGGCCATACGAGCAGCTGCCGTCATGATCAATTAATTCACACCATCACCTTTCATTTACCTTGCTATTTTTTCATGTCTgcaacaataaataaatttgtatgtcagataatataagcaataggtcaactatatttggtgtaaaaAATGATTGtaacatctgaccttgacctcattttctaggttcagtggtcaatgttgGGATTTAGTGGTTTTGTGTTTCTCAGATTCTATAATCAATAGAACAGCCTTATTTGATTTATGGTATGTTTGTATGATTTATATGTCTGTATGACTGGTTTCATCGGACCTGAcctttatttatagataaaagaagaagtggtatttTTTAAATGCAAGCTTTTAGCTATTAATTGGAAAATAGAATACTTCTGTTACATACAATGCACATGtattgggtactagcatcattaaggcATGCTTagttactgaaatcttcacaattttagcatttgagttaaTTTTTAGAAGGTTCCCGTCTGAAACCGAAGTGGCCGCATTTTTGTTCATCctttatatttaaatgtaagtcgatttgatgataatacatagcATATATAAAGATTAAGATTGAATACggatgcggtcactttcatttttgacaaaaaccatctgaaaagtgacattatggcatatttgatagatttttcatattaagCTTGAATTCGAGTCTTTTATCACCAAATCTTTCACACCAACTAATTGAATCGACTTgcatgtttaaaaagtgtctaaaatatttcatcaaatctgAAATTTGAGGCAAAAGTCAGCACtcaccggacctactcctttgacttatgacacaatataaaaacaatatgataAGAATATCAAAAAGTTCATTAAAAGTTTGTCATAGCTTAtttcaacatgattttttttgtggattgcTCCATTTCTAAGATACTAAAAGCTGTATGGCGACTATATTTgatatatggaatgattgtaaggtgaataggtctgtctggcaggtttcatctgaccttgacctcattttcagggtaaATTGTTCtagatattgaatttttaaccggatttttgtgacaaaaatgtcggttattgatttggggatgtacggcgggcggtcgggcggccgggcgggtGGCAATCagatgttgtccgtgcattaactcatgaaccgttcaaccaaagcttttaaaattttaatatgttattcctgacaactatacgaaggtcaagttcaataatggcgattttgacttttaccgttcaggagttatggttcttgaaagattgaaaaatgcagttgtccgtgcatttacgcatgaactgttctaccaaagcttcccaaattttaatatgttgttactaatgaaagaatggaggtcaagttcaataatgacaaatttgacttttatcgttcaggagttatggttcttgaaagattgaaaaatggagtttccagtcgtgtccgtgcatttatgcatgaactgttctaccaaagcttccgaaattttaatatgctgttactgatgacaaaatggaggtcaagttcaataatgacgattttgacttttaccgttcaggagttatggttcttgaaagattgaaaaatggtttttcccgtcgtgtccgtgcattttctcatgaaccattcaaccaaagcttttgaaattttaatatgttgttactgatgacaaaatagaggtcaagttcaataatgacgattttgacttttaccgttcaggagttatggttcttgaaagatcgtaaaatggcgtttccattcaggttgttgcatttactcatgaaccattcaatctaagcttttcaaattttaatatgttgatactgatgacaaaatggaggtcaaatttgatattgacgattttcactttcaccattcatcagtaatggttcttgtgatattgccaggacacaaatcaatgttaataaatccggtttgctgtcgttgtgacagcctcttgtctaTGGTTTTGTCAGGAAATCGGATACTAtagaagaagatgctttatttccataaaatgggctcacaaggagcataatataatatcattataatgttatttttacaaatataataaacaatacagtatagttacaaacacaaataagacaCACCAATTTTCATATATTAGTATATAAATATAGGAGTATATATAAAACCTTCGTCTCAGGCACACATCTAGAAAGTAACTAAAAAGAATTCTGTGAGTAGGCTAAATATATCTATCTGAACTGCAGGAGGCACCAAGGGATGGTGCTATATGGCATGGTGGGTATATTATTAAAATGTGTGTCGAGACATTAATGATATGGTAAGATATTGTAAGAAGTTGCCTGGTGCAGAGGAGTCGGTACTATTTAAAGTGACACAACTGCAAGAGGCACCAAGGGACAATGCTAATTGACACATGTGCCAAAGTGCACATATAACGAAAGAGATCAAATATTAcagtttaattataaaaaaaaaaacaccataccAACCTCGTGCCTAGTGCAGAAAGCCTGATTTAGATATTTATCTTTCAAGTTATATTTTGTCTTCATCAACTAACTCACAGACAGATATCAAGAAATCAAGATTCTCTACATTAAGTAACCATATTATTTTTTGGCTAGAAATCAAATGCGTGAAGTTTGGGCATAGTGAGTTAATAGTAGAATTCAAACaatttacatgaaaataaaaaaaaaaaattcatcatcTACTTCATTTGAGGTGCACATATTCTGTCTTGTTGGGGAGTAAGTACCCTGATAGCGACCTTGTTCAATTCTTAGTCTGTGAGAAGAAATACGCAATCGAGTGATATTTCTCTGTTCAGGTGATTGTAATAATTTAAAGTAAGATATCTTTCAAGACTAAAATGCGTCTTGAAAGTGCTATAGCTACAACGCTATATAAACAGTAGGTCAACCATAGCCAGTCAACCCTGATCTCCTAAGGTGCAGGTGCaatcgactccaatcttaattgactagaattgttAGTTTTCCTACCAAGGTGACTGGTTCTATCCTGGTAGTTTGGCTTACTGCacaaataaaaacttgaattCCACACAAGTGTTGAAACTGCTGTTATACATCAATCAAATCAACataatttgttgtatggaataattgcATGGTGTACATGTTGTATGCCTATGGATTAATTTGAGAGGATTATTGGTAAAGTGAATGCGATACTGGTAGTAACACCTTCATATTATAGACTTTAACATAAATTTTAATCACAATAAGTATTGCAAGCGAACCATTTCAGCatatgcatatatttattttccttttatcaaaactggggtgatctcaggtgcttcagaagggtaagtagatccaaCCTaacatgcgcgtagctacgtttacgtcaaaacgcccgggcgtacacttgaactttttaaaaataaaacaaataatcgacatagaataagaaaaactggtcaaaagcacaCCATccttgtgtttctttttttttttttattgtaattttgaataaaaagggactaaatttactcaaatagatcattttatcaatttgttcgaaacttttgtaaaagtctgaatctactatgaattctacgtatttctcttatatttaaagcaattcactatc is from Mytilus galloprovincialis chromosome 6, xbMytGall1.hap1.1, whole genome shotgun sequence and encodes:
- the LOC143080713 gene encoding RNA-binding protein NOB1-like; the protein is MSQKSVKHVIADAGAFIRNAPLQSIGEHIYTIPEVVKEIRDKATLQRLQVLPYKLEYRTPSQESLQIVSNFSKKTGDYKSLSAVDIKVLALTYQLEKEHVGSEHIKTVPERKIEWNATTKMLEKPTDIAGFYLSKTKSASNSRTTSVSEKSTQSCLPKESLEQESCETVKRNNESDLQKENKESDHNKLNQENSESDLKENVTVQIKDAKDIDNSDLSENTNVNENLDNEQLTEEVQAFPSEGEVIQGNMLEGDSEEEDDLSDEEESDDDDDDGWITPRNIQEVKQKMGEVPSEEADVTVGCLTMDFAIQNVLIQMGLNVISVDGLLIKRAKSYVLRCSACMKVTTNVMKEFCPFCGNNALRKVSMIVEEDGSIRYFLSRRKPANTRGLKYALPLPKGGKHSQNPILCADQPFPQQRTTKKSKQKLDVFDPDYVAGYSPFGVTDITSRASQLGIRNGRTGQFNKRNPNEGRKNYGRRK